From Trichoplusia ni isolate ovarian cell line Hi5 chromosome 8, tn1, whole genome shotgun sequence, one genomic window encodes:
- the LOC113496716 gene encoding sperm mitochondrial-associated cysteine-rich protein-like: MSVLPRGYECCRAPPRYGCVRGEYSIYYKRPRCGQPRPQPFQRETACYYWGCPSNAPVERPCCYDYPCKAHCFNHGACTRPSGRYARTVWYPGECCPCVPPCQNFTCPNPPYHPCCYHTCNKHV; encoded by the exons ATGTCAGTGTTGCCTCGAGGGTATGAATGCTGCCGCGCCCCGCCTAGGTACGGCTGTGTTCGTGGAGAGTACAGCATCTATTACAAGAGGCCTCGGTGCGGGCAGCCAAGACCACAGCCCTTCCAGAGAGAGACTGCGTGCTACTACTGGGGATGCCCTAGCAACGCGCCTGTTGAAAG ACCTTGCTGCTACGACTACCCGTGCAAAGCGCACTGCTTCAACCACGGTGCCTGCACGAGGCCAAGCGGGCGGTACGCGCGCACAGTCTGGTACCCCGGCGAGTGCTGCCCCTGCGTACCCCCCTGCCAGAACTTCACTTGCCCTAACCCCCCCTACCATCCCTGCTGCTACCACACCTGTAACAAACATGTTTAA
- the LOC113496698 gene encoding uncharacterized protein LOC113496698, translated as MTSIFKNIRSGIHPQVKSNYSVIIFHSNSFYRCFSKKCGKKCSDDDDKPPPIKCLSPSSGDTSNPNTPNMYDSRKFGHNLSTDTIVPCFETLPDIPTGVFRCTTGEVLGRGAGKCAYYQNPEYFSFHHMSFYDFNLAMRSMRRPCAKLGRKPV; from the exons ATGACATCGATCTTCAAAAACATTCGCTCTGGGATTCATCCTCAAGTGAAATCTAACTATAGTGTTATCATTTTTCATTCCAATAGCTTCTATAGATGTTTCTCAAAAAAATGCGGCAAAAAGTGTTCAGATGATGACGATAAGCCCCCACCCATAAAATGTCTAAGTCCATCTTCCGGAGACACTAGCAATCCTAACACACCAAATATGTACGAT TCCCGAAAATTTGGCCACAATTTGTCGACGGATACCATAGTACCCTGTTTTGAGACCCTACCGGATATACCAACTGGAGTTTTCCGGTGCACAACAGGAGAG GTCCTCGGTCGTGGAGCAGGGAAGTGCGCATACTATCAAAACCCTGAATACTTCTCCTTCCATCACATGAGCTTCTACGATTTTAACCTAGCAATGAGGAGCATGCGTCGTCCTTGTGCCAAATTAGGGAGGAAACCAGTTTAA
- the LOC113496694 gene encoding uncharacterized protein LOC113496694: MSVILTVLVFSLIGTLRARQPDIDLNRIKLIPKEGTHTRPTNYHSRRSIITDHFRRNDYDHHSRRVTKLRPPLYAMHDTPSLTEAKTGRVYQPKEDPRLFYQSAAYIEETNRKNLNNEVSSIYLGRGVVRASEQNRRSLPIRLGDNELNSISEDVCVRCPHDRTLITKAGVDRALLQYPRILSCSGRKAPRSVRFVHMYGPKFGSLLKEGSHLIIGRITHENEILQTCKMQIHVLVQSCSVPKYLVSHCGAENKTCAFSCRDPKSELRGHKSLTCGDDMRWSGHLPVCHARTWCQHPPAPEHGRVSCKGVTSSNNLGLSEGSSCRVRCARGFRWSTRPVSLCRRGAWTNELNCLPKRTK; this comes from the exons ATGTCAGTTATTTTAACGGTTCTCGTTTTTAGTTTAATTG gaACACTGCGAGCCCGCCAGCCTGACATAGACCTCAACAG AATAAAACTTATACCGAAAGAAGGAACTCACACGCGTCCAACAAATTATCACAGTCGTCGTTCAATAATAACTGATCACTTCCGGAGAAATGATTATGACCATCATAGCCGCCGGGTCACCAAGCTACGGCCGCCGCTGTACGCTATGCACGATACCCCATCACTTACCGAAGCGAAGACGGGCCGCGTGTACCAGCCCAAAGAAGACCCGCGCCTCTTCTATCAATCTGCTGCATATATTGAAGAAACTAATAGGAAGAACCTAAACAATGAAGTCTCTTCCATTTACCTAGGACGCGGAGTAGTGCGTGCCAGCGAACAAAACCGAAGATCGTTGCCAATTCGTTTAGGAGATAATGAGCTTAACAGCATCAGTGAAG ATGTTTGCGTTCGATGCCCTCATGACAGAACATTAATAACGAAGGCTGGGGTTGATCGAGCACTACTACAGTACCCTCGCATCTTATCGTGTTCAGGAAGAAAGGCTCCCAGGAGCGTGAGATTTGTCCACATGTACGGCCCTAAATTTGGTTCTTTACTCAAAGAGGGTTCACACTTAATCATCGGTCGTATAACACATGAAAACgaa ATTCTCCAAACATGCAAAATGCAAATACACGTTTTGGTACAGTCCTGTTCCGTACCGAAATATTTGGTATCTCATTGTGGAGCTGAGAATAAAACGTGTGCATTCTCATGTCGTGACCCTAAATCTGAATTGCGAGGTCATAAATCTCTGACGTGCGGAGATGACATGAGATGGTCAGGACATCTGCCTGTTTGTCATG CTCGTACGTGGTGCCAGCACCCACCAGCTCCAGAGCATGGCAGGGTAAGCTGCAAAGGAGTGACGTCATCGAACAACTTGGGACTCAGTGAAGGTTCCAGCTGTCGTGTGAGATGTGCCCGGGGCTTTCGTTGGAGTACCCGTCCTGTCAGTCTGTGTCGCCGTGGCGCTTGGACTAACGAACTAAACTGTCTGCCTAAACGCACCAAATAG
- the LOC113496791 gene encoding uncharacterized protein LOC113496791, with protein MCSPCGPMVCYKYEDCGPPKGKSSDRGTRVEEDGEEKKNDKENQLKRTKSRELRGGIMYYSCHCIKRNGLQHDCRRTGCGGEPACLVLPDPLCAPSQLARARGLADPAALAAHTQARGGAGSGGPADSSSGSGKRFIVCELKGIVPDVSLDKTGKCCKCPTTFVVPPTQGPSSGSAKPHSCICTGGAGAKVPMKTPVVPPVSTKCSCNCGQGSGRPIMQPTVIDVDDKFFDQIINSFETKEIVASRAKLNVVETGGRARDATKSVPKEEPCTRAGCIHWQPPPPCVWDLPCKADCFETPVSVQPGRNPLTSGGGGGFITVVDSSGRNAVSKGGAQQPRERMKLLMPECCTGCSAPTDGGAMASGGPAAGLPLLVMKLC; from the exons AT GTGTTCTCCGTGTGGTCCTATGGTATGCTACAAATATGAAGACTGTGGCCCTCCG AAAGGTAAGTCCTCGGATAGAGGCACTAGAGTGGAGGAGGACGGCGAAGAAAAAAAGAATGACAAGGAAAATCAGTTGAAGCGAACCAAGAGTCGTGAGTTACGTGGCGGCATTATGTATTACAGTTGTCATTGTATCAAGCGAAACGGGCTTCAACATGACTGTCGCCGTACTGGGTGCGGCGGCGAGCCCGCGTGTCTGGTCTTGCCGGACCCCTTGTGCGCACCTAGTCAGTTGGCGCGCGCCCGAGGTTTGGCTGACCCCGCTGCATTGGCAGCTCACACCCAAGCTCGTGGTGGTGCTGGCTCTGGGGGGCCAGCAGATTCAAGTTCAGGAAGCGGAAAAAGGTTCATTGTCTGCGAATTGAAGGGTATTGTTCCTGACGTTTCTTTGGACAAGACCGGTAAATGTTGTAAGTGTCCAACGACATTTGTTGTACCACCTACACAAGGTCCCAGTAGTGGTAGCGCCAAACCTCATTCATGCATTTGCACTGGTGGAGCCGGTGCCAAAGTTCCAATGAAAACTCCAGTAGTCCCTCCAGTTTCCACTAAGTGCTCGTGCAATTGCGGCCAAGGCTCCGGGCGGCCAATCATGCAACCTACCGTAATAGACGTTGATGATAAATTCTTCGATCAAATCATTAACAGTTTTGAAACTAAGGAAATAGTGGCATCTAGAGCAAAATTAAATGTCGTGGAAACCGGCGGTCGTGCACGTGATGCCACCAAATCTGTTCCTAAAGAAGAGCCTTGTACTAGGGCAGGTTGTATACATTGGCAGCCACCTCCGCCCTGCGTGTGGGACCTTCCGTGCAAAGCGGACTGTTTTGAGACTCCGGTGTCAGTCCAGCCGGGCCGCAACCCGCTAActagcggcggcggcggtggcttCATTACCGTGGTTGACTCATCTGGACGCAACGCGGTGTCGAAGGGCGGCGCTCAACAACCCCGCGAACGAATGAAACTTTTGATGCCTGAATGTTGTACAGGTTGCTCTGCGCCGACTGATGGAGGAGCAATGGCGAGTGGCGGCCCGGCGGCTGGCCTGCCCTTGTTGGTGATGAAGCTTTGCTGA
- the LOC113496842 gene encoding extensin-1-like, whose product MCCNFCPTCPPILPCGTGPCRYSCPPPCPCCQPCCPPPVPCTPCPPCNCRPVFRQCPAPVIPDCVPPIVPVLPPCRPRRCPAPEPPPPCPPPPVCCPPVLPCCPPPPPCDPPPVCPCPEPTPCYQPVLPCCNPQCPPPILPKQRPICPRAPPAPYPCLPLCRSCCPDCELDPVTRRRPLIVHDSVFQTRKTGLPGECYTRTQPNVRYQVENYVRQVKLDAYVYV is encoded by the exons atgtgTTGTAATTTTTGCCCGACCTGTCCACCGATTTTACCGTGCGGAACGGGCCCTTGCAGGTATTCGTGCCCACCGCCGTGCCCGTGCTGCCAGCCATGCTGTCCGCCGCCAGTGCCGTGCACGCCGTGTCCGCCGTGTAACTGTCGACCAGTATTTAGGCAATGCCCGGCCCCCGTGATCCCTGACTGCGTGCCGCCCATAGTGCCCGTACTGCCGCCGTGCAGGCCACGGCGCTGCCCAGCCCCGGAGCCCCCACCACCGTGCCCTCCTCCTCCAGTGTGTTGCCCGCCAGTACTGCCGTGCTGCCCACCACCACCCCCGTGTGATCCACCACCG GTATGCCCATGTCCGGAACCAACTCCTTGCTATCAACCGGTGCTCCCGTGTTGTAACCCTCAGTGCCCGCCACCTATATTGCCAAAGCAAAGACCTATCTGCCCTCGAGCTCCCCCGGCACCATACCCTTGTCTACCATTATGCCGCAGCTGTTGCCCCGACTGTGAACTTGACCCGGTAACACGACGTCGGCCGTTAATAGTACACGACAGTGTGTTCCAAACTAGGAAGACGGGCTTGCCTGGTGAATGCTATACAAGGACCCAACCCAACGTGCGGTATCAAGTTGAAAACTATGTGAGACAGGTAAAGCTCGAtgcatatgtatatgtataa
- the LOC113496843 gene encoding small proline-rich protein 2B-like, giving the protein MSAPFYSYDPCVCSGCPCGACYPYTTKPCVASRNDLRPCSVCPGGGCSPCPAPVRPCPEPCPAPPVLPCLPPCPPCDKPRTPVPKPVPLCETVAIPCCRPNRCKPCPCYCCTEPGICCPKRCSYPGVPVCGGCCGPCMPVW; this is encoded by the exons ATGAGTGCTCCATTTTACAGCTACGACCCATGCGTTTGCTCCGGGTGCCCTTGCGGAGCTTGCTACCCGTACACCACGAAGCCATGCGTCGCATCCCGCAATGATCTACGACCATGTTCGGTATGCCCGGGAGGGGGTTGCTCTCCGTGCCCAGCGCCGGTGCGACCGTGCCCTGAGCCATGCCCAGCCCCGCCGGTCCTGCCTTGCTTACCACCCTGCCCTCCGTGCGATAAG CCAAGAACTCCGGTGCCGAAGCCGGTGCCTCTCTGCGAGACGGTGGCGATTCCCTGCTGTCGGCCGAACCGCTGCAAGCCTTGCCCTTGCTACTGCTGCACGGAGCCCGGTATATGCTGTCCCAAGCGATGCAGCTACCCAGGGGTGCCGGTCTGTGGCGGCTGCTGCGGGCCCTGCATGCCCGTCTGGTAG